One genomic window of Psychrobacter cibarius includes the following:
- a CDS encoding type II toxin-antitoxin system VapC family toxin yields the protein MKEKEKLLDTNYLISLLEGKSDENDTQLLQNLKELHSEIALNNVEIVITPLIRYEFLRYFLWKKQDSEIGKYINVMNSLTTLDISQDVADLATDLYRLDKFIANENNVNKNIDKRQFDIFHFATAKINDIELLSNDKHLPQLEKLYTLYEGKLI from the coding sequence ATGAAAGAGAAAGAGAAGCTTCTAGACACAAATTATCTGATTAGTTTGCTTGAAGGTAAAAGTGATGAAAATGATACTCAACTTTTACAGAATTTGAAAGAATTACATAGTGAAATAGCGCTAAACAATGTAGAAATAGTGATAACTCCGCTTATTCGTTATGAGTTTCTTAGATACTTTTTGTGGAAGAAACAAGATAGTGAGATTGGAAAATACATCAATGTGATGAATAGCTTAACTACTTTAGATATCAGTCAAGACGTCGCAGATTTGGCTACTGATTTATACCGATTAGATAAATTTATTGCCAACGAAAATAATGTCAATAAAAATATTGATAAACGTCAGTTTGATATATTTCATTTTGCTACGGCTAAGATTAATGATATCGAATTGCTATCTAATGACAAGCACTTGCCGCAGCTTGAGAAGCTATATACTCTTTACGAAGGAAAACTAATTTAG
- a CDS encoding AAA family ATPase, whose product MLGNDIQIKQLVGVGDVHLSFQPDQRVYCLIGENGIGKTKCLEALFTLCFITNGLLYASIMSDELFAFNNIISDGRTFNDISDKSLKGFESHNSAVVMIGALNRGTIDYEEIDVNQNIGTRDTRLKKYIDESFSTLNNKKMHSLGMGELLNQWIIQRAQSANPYQTAEDNREVEITTLLNLLNKLDERIDSKFLEISGNNRVFIKVTGKKTELSELSSGFASILKIMQSIISGYSYFTNETNIAYVKGVVFIDEIESHLHTKWQATIIPTLKRLFPNTTFYITTHSAIVLSQLQHGEAYELYRDKGDGVVKTELIEYPNNAAFVDLLKDAFDIDINRLKLARDNAPQQTEAKQALLSLLDEKIKQLEARQL is encoded by the coding sequence ATGTTAGGCAATGACATTCAAATCAAACAGCTTGTGGGCGTAGGCGATGTACATCTCAGCTTTCAACCTGACCAAAGAGTCTACTGCCTGATTGGTGAAAACGGTATCGGCAAGACAAAGTGTTTGGAGGCTTTGTTTACTCTATGCTTCATTACCAACGGACTCCTTTATGCCAGTATTATGAGTGACGAACTATTTGCATTTAACAATATAATTTCTGATGGACGTACATTTAATGATATCTCTGATAAAAGCTTAAAGGGCTTCGAAAGTCATAATTCAGCTGTAGTCATGATTGGTGCTTTGAATCGTGGAACCATTGATTATGAAGAAATAGATGTAAATCAGAACATTGGTACTCGGGATACACGTTTAAAAAAATATATTGATGAAAGTTTTTCGACTTTGAATAATAAAAAAATGCATAGTTTAGGAATGGGTGAACTATTAAACCAATGGATAATTCAGCGTGCTCAATCTGCTAACCCTTACCAAACCGCCGAAGATAATCGCGAAGTTGAAATCACCACACTGCTAAATTTACTTAACAAATTGGATGAACGAATTGATAGTAAGTTTCTTGAAATATCAGGAAATAACCGTGTATTTATTAAAGTTACTGGTAAGAAAACTGAGTTATCAGAACTATCAAGCGGCTTTGCGTCAATACTGAAAATCATGCAATCCATTATTTCGGGCTACAGTTATTTTACTAACGAAACGAATATTGCCTATGTCAAAGGAGTGGTCTTCATTGATGAAATAGAAAGCCATCTTCATACCAAATGGCAAGCGACTATTATTCCTACCTTGAAACGTCTATTCCCGAATACTACCTTTTATATCACTACTCACTCCGCTATCGTACTTAGCCAATTACAACATGGTGAAGCCTATGAGCTATATCGCGATAAAGGAGATGGGGTAGTAAAAACAGAGCTAATAGAATATCCGAATAATGCAGCGTTTGTAGACTTATTGAAGGATGCTTTTGATATTGATATCAATCGTCTTAAGTTAGCGCGAGATAATGCGCCACAGCAAACAGAAGCGAAACAAGCATTACTAAGTTTATTAGATGAAAAAATTAAGCAGTTAGAGGCAAGGCAATTATGA
- a CDS encoding class II glutamine amidotransferase, whose product MCQLLGMNCNTPTDIGFSFAGFRRRGGMTDSHEDGFGIAFFERSECTNSDKPENASTGLRLFHDNRPSHLSPVADLVNNYPIKAMNVIAHIRKATQGQNCLANTHPFVREVWGEQWVFAHNGQMNSEFIKRCQRLQDNGNASHCQPVGSTDSEMAFCYLVNRLKSSFKTRPDDQTLFNFLTTQCRYLSANGLFNCLISNGSWQLAYAGSLLFYLTRQAPFGEAKLADDDLAINFGDVTTDTDKVTILVTVPLTENEKWQQLAVNECLIFQDGDVIYKDSPSQRKFLTIDEGIAVARAVGASV is encoded by the coding sequence ATGTGTCAACTCCTAGGAATGAACTGTAATACCCCAACGGATATTGGTTTTAGCTTTGCAGGGTTTCGTCGTCGTGGCGGTATGACCGACAGTCATGAGGATGGCTTTGGTATTGCATTTTTTGAGCGTAGTGAATGCACTAATAGTGACAAACCAGAGAATGCTTCAACTGGTCTACGCTTATTCCATGACAATCGCCCAAGCCATTTATCGCCCGTGGCTGATTTGGTTAATAACTATCCAATCAAAGCCATGAATGTAATCGCTCATATTCGTAAAGCCACCCAAGGGCAGAATTGTTTGGCGAACACCCATCCCTTTGTCCGTGAAGTCTGGGGCGAGCAGTGGGTATTTGCGCATAACGGTCAGATGAATAGCGAATTTATCAAACGCTGTCAGCGCTTGCAAGACAACGGCAACGCCTCACATTGCCAGCCAGTTGGTTCAACTGATTCTGAAATGGCGTTTTGCTACCTTGTTAATCGTTTAAAAAGTAGCTTTAAAACTCGCCCTGATGACCAAACGCTGTTTAACTTTTTGACCACCCAATGTCGTTATTTATCCGCCAATGGCTTGTTTAATTGCTTGATATCGAATGGCAGTTGGCAATTGGCTTATGCGGGGAGCTTATTGTTTTATCTCACGCGTCAAGCACCATTTGGTGAAGCGAAATTAGCAGATGATGATTTAGCCATTAACTTTGGTGATGTGACGACAGATACCGACAAAGTGACGATACTAGTGACCGTGCCATTGACTGAAAATGAAAAATGGCAACAGTTAGCCGTTAATGAGTGTCTGATATTTCAAGATGGCGACGTCATTTATAAAGACAGCCCAAGTCAGCGGAAGTTTTTGACGATTGATGAAGGGATTGCGGTAGCACGTGCAGTTGGAGCGAGTGTTTAG
- a CDS encoding DUF2007 domain-containing protein: MTDQVDNWHKLARYDTNMQGELHANLLRNNGITVSLQPLSAMPGMNSGIVLWVQDTDLAHAKRILANIDTDGATPYEVFDETSAAKINPTLNSAQDDNNGGEV, from the coding sequence ATGACCGATCAAGTTGATAACTGGCACAAGCTGGCACGTTACGACACCAATATGCAAGGTGAGTTACATGCCAATCTGCTGCGTAACAATGGTATTACGGTGTCTCTGCAACCGCTGAGTGCGATGCCCGGTATGAACTCTGGGATTGTGCTGTGGGTACAGGATACTGATTTGGCGCACGCCAAGCGCATTTTGGCAAATATTGACACCGATGGGGCAACGCCTTATGAGGTGTTTGATGAAACGTCAGCCGCCAAAATTAACCCTACTTTAAATTCTGCACAAGACGACAATAACGGTGGTGAAGTATAA